One genomic region from Candidatus Aegiribacteria sp. encodes:
- a CDS encoding ISL3 family transposase, which yields MRDIDLFQMALGLTPLWRVSDAKFNLKKKRLDIRIDFPRGSTFTCPGCGQAGIKAYDTQKKNWRHLNFFQHEAYLTARVPRIKCDNCGMWLVDVPWARSGSGFTLLFEAIIMTMAKSMPVKNIAEFINEHDTRLWRLYVDAAKDKADHSSVHKVGMDETFSKRGQNYVSLFDLEGPKVLFATEGKDAFTVKCFKQDLTDYSGEPEAIEEMCGDMSPSFISGVEKYFHNAHLTFDKFHSMKIVNEAVDEVRRQEQKDCPEFFRTRYIWLKNFKNLKPSQTKTLEELTIKKLNLKTSRAHHIKLNFQELFNQPAEDAEAYLKKWYSWAIHSRLEPIKEAAYTIKRHWDGVLRWFQSNVNNGILEGINSLVQAAKARSCGYCTTRNLITMIYLIAGKLKLVLPS from the coding sequence ATGAGAGACATAGACCTTTTTCAAATGGCCCTTGGTTTGACACCGCTTTGGCGGGTGTCTGATGCAAAATTTAACCTTAAAAAAAAGCGTCTCGACATCAGGATCGATTTTCCCCGAGGAAGCACCTTTACCTGTCCTGGGTGTGGTCAGGCTGGCATAAAAGCCTATGATACCCAAAAAAAGAACTGGCGGCACCTGAACTTCTTTCAGCATGAAGCCTACCTGACAGCCAGAGTGCCAAGGATTAAATGCGACAATTGTGGGATGTGGCTGGTTGATGTCCCATGGGCTCGATCCGGTAGCGGTTTCACGTTGCTGTTTGAAGCCATAATCATGACGATGGCTAAATCTATGCCGGTTAAAAACATTGCCGAGTTCATCAATGAGCATGACACTCGATTATGGCGCCTCTACGTTGATGCAGCCAAGGATAAAGCCGATCATTCCAGTGTCCACAAAGTTGGCATGGATGAGACTTTCAGCAAACGCGGCCAAAATTATGTGAGTCTATTTGACCTTGAAGGCCCCAAAGTTCTTTTTGCCACAGAAGGCAAAGATGCCTTTACAGTCAAATGTTTCAAACAAGATTTAACTGATTACAGCGGTGAGCCTGAAGCCATTGAGGAGATGTGTGGTGACATGTCCCCATCATTTATCAGCGGCGTTGAGAAGTACTTCCACAACGCTCATTTGACCTTTGATAAGTTCCATAGCATGAAAATCGTCAATGAAGCCGTTGACGAGGTACGCCGTCAGGAACAAAAAGATTGTCCTGAATTTTTCAGGACTCGTTACATTTGGTTGAAGAATTTTAAAAACCTGAAACCCTCCCAGACCAAAACCCTTGAAGAACTCACAATTAAAAAGCTTAATTTAAAGACAAGTCGAGCCCACCACATAAAACTCAATTTTCAGGAACTGTTCAATCAGCCTGCTGAAGATGCGGAGGCTTATCTTAAAAAATGGTATTCCTGGGCCATCCATAGCCGTCTGGAGCCGATCAAAGAGGCAGCCTATACGATAAAGCGGCACTGGGATGGAGTGCTTCGATGGTTTCAGTCCAATGTTAACAATGGTATCTTAGAAGGAATAAACAGCTTGGTTCAAGCGGCCAAGGCTCGA